The proteins below come from a single Pedobacter aquae genomic window:
- a CDS encoding TonB-dependent receptor: MKLRITLLLALVSLSSIVFAQKASLSGKVTDRNEQAVVGATITLKGTVRAAQTNNKGEYVIKGLEKGDYTIVVSFVGLKSKTSQVSLSDNQSVSVDFKLEDDGISLNEVAVSTRRGIKGNETLPDVTDFRINAAKKNELIKLDNINANLAMNNSRQIFGRTPGISIWENDGSGIQLGVASRGLNPNRSWEFNVRMDGYDVTPDPMGYPEAYYTPPMEVVDRIEIIRGASSLQYGPQFGGLMNFVVRKPDISTRLTFESQNTVGSNGLLSTFNYIGGTVGRLSYTAYYQKRRGDGWRDNGYFDTDHAHFELSYAVSKKFKIGTEVTYMTTESQQPGGLTDVQFSQDARQSSRSRNWFSTPWLIPTLNAEYIFNEKTKLSWKAFGTIAERNSVGFVNAITTPDNLGNRQVDRDYYTTYGSELRLLTEYSALGLNNTLAAGVRYFNGHIDRKQQGVGTNGTEMDFNLSSGVYPRDLDFANVNSAAFVENIFHITDKFLVTGGVRLENISSTMEGKFNATSNLAPITRKRNFLLFGAGAEYKITPTTKFYSNISQAYRPVLISDLTPPATTDVIDPNLQDSRGYNFDFGYRGQVSNFLNFDIDYFHLSYDDRIGTIAQRINPNDPTSQTFQFRTNLGRSVSKGFEAYVEVDPVTAIFKRSKVGYVSLFASLAHIDATYQDFKTTSVSNGQIVESNLAGKRVENAPRSINRFGATYSLKGFSMTWQLSQIGKAYADASNTETPNAAATTGLIPAYSVQDLSASYKFLKHYNIKAGVNNLTDERYFTRRAGGYPGPGLMPADGRIAYLSLGVKF; the protein is encoded by the coding sequence ATGAAATTGCGTATTACTTTATTACTAGCCTTGGTTTCCTTATCAAGTATAGTATTTGCACAAAAAGCTTCTTTAAGCGGTAAAGTTACAGACCGTAATGAGCAAGCAGTAGTTGGAGCTACCATAACTCTTAAAGGAACGGTAAGAGCTGCACAAACCAATAATAAAGGTGAGTATGTTATCAAAGGCCTTGAAAAAGGCGATTACACTATCGTAGTAAGTTTTGTTGGCCTAAAAAGCAAAACTTCTCAGGTTAGTTTATCAGACAATCAAAGTGTTTCTGTTGATTTTAAACTTGAAGATGATGGCATCTCTTTAAACGAAGTTGCAGTATCTACAAGAAGAGGTATAAAAGGTAATGAAACTCTTCCTGATGTTACTGACTTCAGAATCAATGCGGCTAAGAAAAACGAATTAATCAAGTTAGATAATATCAATGCTAACTTGGCTATGAACAACAGTCGCCAAATTTTTGGTCGTACACCTGGTATTTCAATTTGGGAAAATGATGGCTCTGGTATACAATTAGGAGTTGCTTCACGTGGTTTAAATCCTAACCGTTCTTGGGAATTTAACGTCAGAATGGATGGCTACGATGTTACTCCAGATCCAATGGGTTATCCTGAAGCTTACTACACGCCACCAATGGAAGTTGTAGACCGTATCGAGATTATTCGTGGTGCTTCATCATTACAGTATGGTCCTCAGTTTGGTGGTTTAATGAATTTCGTGGTGCGTAAGCCGGATATCTCTACCCGCTTAACGTTTGAATCTCAAAACACCGTTGGTAGTAATGGCTTATTAAGTACTTTTAATTATATAGGTGGTACTGTGGGACGTTTAAGTTACACAGCTTATTATCAAAAACGTAGAGGCGATGGATGGAGAGATAATGGATATTTTGATACAGACCATGCGCATTTTGAATTAAGCTATGCGGTTTCTAAAAAGTTTAAAATAGGAACAGAGGTTACTTATATGACTACTGAGAGCCAGCAACCTGGTGGTTTAACTGATGTACAGTTTAGTCAAGATGCTCGCCAAAGTAGTAGAAGTAGAAACTGGTTTAGTACTCCTTGGTTAATACCAACGCTTAATGCCGAATACATCTTTAACGAAAAAACTAAACTTAGCTGGAAAGCTTTTGGTACCATTGCTGAAAGAAATAGTGTTGGTTTTGTCAATGCTATTACAACGCCTGATAATTTAGGTAACAGACAAGTAGACCGCGATTATTATACTACTTACGGTTCTGAGTTACGTTTATTAACAGAATATAGCGCTTTAGGCTTAAACAATACTTTAGCGGCAGGTGTAAGATATTTTAATGGCCATATAGACCGTAAGCAACAAGGTGTTGGAACCAACGGTACCGAGATGGATTTTAACTTATCTAGTGGCGTTTACCCACGTGATCTTGATTTTGCCAACGTAAACTCAGCAGCCTTTGTAGAAAATATTTTCCATATTACTGATAAATTTCTAGTAACAGGTGGTGTACGTTTAGAAAACATCAGTTCAACTATGGAAGGAAAGTTTAATGCAACATCTAACTTAGCTCCTATTACCCGTAAACGTAACTTCTTACTTTTTGGCGCAGGTGCTGAGTATAAAATTACACCAACAACTAAATTCTATTCAAACATCTCACAAGCTTATCGTCCGGTATTAATTTCTGATTTAACTCCGCCAGCTACTACGGATGTTATTGACCCTAATTTACAAGACTCAAGAGGTTATAATTTTGATTTTGGATACCGTGGTCAGGTAAGTAATTTCTTAAATTTTGATATTGACTATTTCCATTTAAGTTATGATGACCGTATTGGAACTATCGCACAAAGAATCAACCCTAATGATCCTACTTCACAAACCTTCCAATTCCGCACAAATTTAGGTAGATCAGTAAGTAAAGGTTTTGAAGCCTATGTAGAAGTAGACCCAGTTACAGCAATTTTCAAACGCTCTAAAGTAGGTTACGTAAGCTTATTTGCTTCATTAGCTCATATTGATGCTACTTACCAAGATTTCAAAACTACATCTGTAAGCAACGGACAAATTGTTGAAAGTAACTTAGCAGGAAAAAGAGTGGAAAATGCGCCAAGAAGCATCAATCGTTTTGGTGCTACTTACAGCTTAAAAGGTTTCTCTATGACATGGCAGTTAAGTCAAATTGGTAAGGCTTACGCCGATGCTTCTAATACAGAAACACCAAATGCTGCTGCTACAACAGGTTTAATTCCGGCTTACAGCGTACAAGATTTATCAGCAAGTTATAAATTCTTAAAACACTACAATATTAAAGCGGGTGTTAATAACTTAACAGATGAGCGTTATTTTACCCGTAGAGCTGGAGGTTATCCAGGTCCGGGTCTAATGCCTGCTGATGGTCGTATTGCTTACCTTTCTTTAGGTGTGAAATTTTAA
- a CDS encoding alpha/beta hydrolase family protein produces the protein MQKFILLIFSLLLYQIGFAQQSSKKPLDHTVYDEWQSVASPKISNNGKYVLYQVKPQQGDAKLYIKTVNNKLLQSVSRGDSALFTSDSKYAIFTIKPWYKDTREAKIKKKKPEEMPKDSIGILALETGKLQKYPDAKSFKLAEKGAFLAFLATKTPLKDTLKKPAADTVKKISDQLLESKKAGAVLKIVQFKNGSIKEIEHVTDYEISKEGTQIAYVIAAPKNNKQVKSGLYMYDVLAGTSKLISSGKGTYKSLVFDEQAKQFAFVAEKYPEKALSKPFSLYYYDFVNDTAQVLIANNDKQLKENWSPSGFSRLRFDKNGAKLYFGTAPNPIPQDTTQVDFETAKLDIWHYQDDYLQPMQLKNLRRDLQQNFLAVIYPQQKDKKFIQLEDEYLSDSYVAQLNHAAYILAVTDTGKRVSMQWKGNTLKHAYLISTITEERIPINSKAAKGRFQLSPAGKYVIWYDYERKNWFSFATATRKTVNLTGRIAVSFSDEENDSPDDPQPYGIAAWTENDEAVLIYDRYDIWKINPITAESQNFTNIGRLNKTTIRYNIPVDKQYFIGAKEDLWLMAQNTISKQWAYYKKNIASLKNPTQLPFVPMGYSEAIKAKDAEVYIYTKSNVAKPADLYSSTDFRKEVQLSNINPQQKEYNWFSSELVSWKTPKGYTSTGILYKPENFDPTKKYPMVVYFYEKLSDGLYRYQAPAPTPSRLDIAMFASNGYLVFAPDISYTIGEPGPSAVEFINSGVEHLKKNSWVNGSKIGIQGQSWGGYQVAYLITHNNMYAAAWSGAPVVNMTSAYGGIRWESGMSRQFQYEHTQSRIGSTLWEKPELYIKNSPLFQLPKVETPVVIMANDADGAVPWYQGIEMFTALRRLGKPVWMLQYNGEAHNLIKRENRKDISIRELQFFDHYLKDAPAPVWMVKGVPAVQKGRNFGLELVK, from the coding sequence ATGCAGAAATTTATACTCCTAATCTTCAGCTTATTGCTTTATCAAATTGGCTTTGCACAGCAAAGTTCAAAAAAACCGCTAGACCATACTGTCTATGACGAATGGCAAAGTGTAGCAAGCCCAAAAATAAGTAATAATGGAAAGTATGTGCTTTACCAAGTAAAACCGCAACAGGGAGATGCTAAATTATACATCAAAACGGTAAATAATAAGCTATTGCAAAGTGTAAGTCGTGGTGACTCTGCCTTATTCACTTCTGATTCTAAATACGCCATTTTCACTATAAAACCTTGGTATAAAGATACCAGAGAGGCAAAAATCAAGAAGAAAAAACCAGAAGAAATGCCAAAAGATTCTATTGGTATTCTTGCTTTAGAAACAGGTAAACTTCAAAAATATCCGGATGCGAAATCATTTAAACTGGCAGAAAAAGGTGCTTTCTTAGCATTTTTAGCAACTAAAACTCCCCTAAAAGACACCTTAAAAAAACCAGCTGCAGATACAGTTAAGAAAATAAGCGACCAACTTTTAGAAAGTAAAAAAGCAGGTGCTGTTCTTAAAATTGTTCAATTCAAAAATGGTAGTATCAAAGAAATTGAACATGTTACGGATTATGAGATAAGTAAAGAAGGTACACAAATAGCTTATGTAATAGCTGCTCCTAAGAACAATAAACAAGTAAAATCCGGATTGTATATGTATGATGTTTTGGCTGGAACATCAAAATTGATTAGCTCTGGAAAAGGAACTTATAAAAGTCTAGTTTTTGATGAGCAAGCTAAACAATTTGCTTTTGTTGCAGAAAAATACCCTGAAAAAGCTTTATCAAAACCTTTTAGTTTGTACTATTATGATTTTGTAAATGATACGGCACAGGTTCTTATCGCTAATAATGATAAGCAATTGAAAGAAAACTGGTCGCCAAGTGGCTTTTCTAGATTACGTTTTGATAAAAATGGAGCTAAACTTTATTTTGGTACTGCACCAAATCCTATCCCACAAGATACCACACAGGTTGATTTTGAAACGGCTAAATTAGACATATGGCATTACCAAGATGATTATTTGCAGCCTATGCAGCTTAAAAATCTGCGAAGAGATTTACAACAAAATTTTTTAGCGGTTATTTATCCTCAGCAAAAAGATAAAAAATTTATTCAGCTAGAAGATGAATACCTTTCTGATTCTTATGTAGCGCAGCTTAACCATGCAGCATATATATTAGCTGTAACAGATACAGGTAAAAGAGTATCTATGCAGTGGAAAGGTAATACGTTAAAACACGCTTATTTAATATCTACCATAACCGAAGAGCGCATTCCTATTAATTCTAAGGCAGCTAAAGGAAGGTTTCAACTATCGCCAGCAGGCAAATACGTTATATGGTATGATTATGAGCGAAAAAATTGGTTCTCATTTGCTACAGCTACCCGCAAAACGGTAAATCTCACTGGTAGAATAGCAGTTTCATTTAGTGATGAAGAAAATGATTCGCCAGATGACCCGCAACCATATGGTATAGCCGCTTGGACAGAAAATGATGAAGCTGTTTTAATTTACGACCGTTATGATATTTGGAAAATCAATCCTATAACTGCAGAAAGCCAAAATTTCACCAATATAGGTCGCTTAAACAAAACAACTATCAGATACAACATCCCAGTTGATAAACAATACTTTATTGGTGCTAAAGAAGATTTATGGTTAATGGCCCAAAATACCATCAGCAAACAATGGGCATACTATAAAAAGAACATTGCTAGTTTAAAAAATCCTACTCAGTTGCCATTCGTACCTATGGGATATTCTGAAGCTATCAAAGCTAAAGATGCTGAGGTTTATATCTATACCAAATCTAACGTTGCTAAACCAGCAGATTTATATAGCAGCACCGATTTTAGAAAAGAAGTGCAACTGAGTAATATCAATCCTCAACAAAAAGAATATAATTGGTTTAGCTCTGAATTGGTGAGTTGGAAAACACCAAAAGGCTATACCTCAACAGGTATTTTATACAAACCAGAAAACTTTGATCCAACAAAAAAATATCCAATGGTGGTTTATTTTTATGAAAAATTGTCTGATGGCTTATACCGTTACCAAGCCCCGGCACCTACTCCATCTCGTTTAGATATTGCCATGTTTGCCAGTAATGGTTATTTGGTTTTCGCACCAGACATCAGTTATACCATTGGTGAACCAGGCCCATCTGCTGTGGAATTTATCAACTCTGGGGTAGAACATTTAAAAAAGAACAGTTGGGTAAATGGCTCTAAAATAGGTATACAAGGGCAAAGTTGGGGAGGTTATCAAGTAGCTTACCTTATCACACATAACAATATGTATGCTGCGGCTTGGTCTGGTGCACCTGTTGTAAATATGACATCGGCTTATGGAGGCATACGTTGGGAATCTGGTATGAGCAGACAATTTCAGTATGAGCATACCCAAAGCAGGATTGGTAGTACTTTATGGGAGAAGCCAGAATTATACATCAAAAACTCACCACTGTTTCAATTACCAAAAGTAGAAACTCCGGTAGTTATTATGGCTAATGATGCTGATGGTGCAGTGCCTTGGTATCAAGGTATTGAAATGTTTACTGCCTTAAGAAGATTGGGCAAACCAGTGTGGATGCTACAATACAATGGCGAAGCACATAATCTTATTAAAAGAGAAAATCGTAAAGACATCTCCATAAGAGAATTACAATTTTTTGATCATTATTTAAAAGACGCCCCAGCCCCAGTTTGGATGGTAAAAGGTGTACCTGCCGTACAAAAAGGCAGAAATTTTGGCTTAGAACTGGTTAAATAA
- a CDS encoding cold-shock protein, with product MNNGTVKFFNSTKGFGFIKEDGTNNEYFVHVSGLVDDIRENDEVTFDLQNGKKGLNAANVRLA from the coding sequence ATGAATAATGGAACAGTAAAGTTCTTTAATTCTACCAAAGGTTTTGGTTTTATTAAAGAAGACGGAACAAACAATGAGTATTTTGTACACGTTTCGGGTCTGGTAGATGATATCAGAGAAAATGACGAAGTAACTTTCGACCTTCAAAATGGTAAAAAAGGATTAAATGCTGCTAATGTAAGACTTGCTTAA
- a CDS encoding cold-shock protein, which produces MNNGTVKFFNSTKGFGFIKEDGTSKEYFVHVSGLVDEIRENDEVTFDLQDGKKGLNAVNVKLA; this is translated from the coding sequence ATGAACAATGGAACAGTAAAGTTCTTTAACTCAACCAAAGGATTTGGTTTTATTAAAGAAGATGGAACGAGCAAAGAATACTTTGTACACGTTTCAGGTCTGGTTGACGAAATCAGAGAAAATGACGAAGTTACTTTCGACCTACAGGACGGAAAAAAAGGATTAAATGCAGTGAATGTTAAACTTGCTTAA
- a CDS encoding DUF3276 family protein, which translates to MGDYENKEREEVFSKKVRAGKRTYFFDVKSTRSNDYYITVTESKKRLEDGVFVKHKIFLYKEDFEKFAEGLAETVDYIKSHQEVVEKRYEYNPDGAPQKVDDDFSFEI; encoded by the coding sequence ATGGGAGATTACGAAAACAAAGAGAGAGAAGAGGTTTTTTCTAAAAAAGTAAGAGCAGGAAAAAGAACTTATTTTTTTGATGTAAAATCAACAAGATCAAATGATTATTACATTACTGTAACCGAAAGCAAAAAAAGACTAGAAGACGGTGTATTTGTAAAACATAAGATTTTCCTTTACAAAGAAGATTTTGAGAAATTTGCTGAAGGTCTTGCAGAAACGGTAGATTATATAAAATCACACCAAGAAGTTGTAGAAAAAAGATACGAATATAACCCTGATGGGGCACCACAAAAGGTAGATGACGATTTCTCTTTCGAGATTTAA
- a CDS encoding ABC transporter ATP-binding protein: MKELAYLNKFFFKYRWKLIPGILFVIISNFFAVVPAQIIRLALDLVNENIALYRLFSGFNRQEIIYDLFGTSLLFFGLLVLLMALTRGIFLFFMRQTIILTSRHIEYDLKNDIYNQYQKLDMAFFRKNNTGDLMNRVTEDVSRVRMYVGPAIMYAINTIVLFALIIITMVGVNLKLALYCLAPLPILAIAIYYVNSIINLKSEKIQERLSDLSSYVQESFAGIRVIKSYGREEQIRAGFAKESEGYKSESLSLVKVQALFYPFMLLMIGLSTIITVYMGGIEVMQGKITAGNIAEFIIYVNQLTFPVMSLGWVTSLIQRAAASQKRINNFLSIKPDIATHPQAITKTISGDIQFQNVNFTYPDTGIEALKNVSFDVKSGEILAVIGKTGSGKSTLANLLLRMYDIDKGEILIDGAPIHQLNLENYRSQIGFVPQEVFLFSDTIARNIAFSLDKMDMPKVEQAAKDAAVYHNIMEFDQQFETFIGERGITLSGGQKQRVSIARAIINAPQILIFDDSLSAVDTKTEETILNNLGKIMRHKTSVIIAHRVSTIKNADKIIVLEQGEIAEIGNHESLLAKRGLYYDLYEKQLLEEEQIS, encoded by the coding sequence ATGAAAGAATTAGCTTATCTCAATAAATTTTTCTTTAAGTACCGCTGGAAACTTATACCAGGTATCCTATTCGTTATCATCTCTAACTTTTTTGCTGTTGTACCTGCTCAAATTATTCGCTTGGCATTAGACTTGGTGAATGAAAATATAGCTTTATACAGGTTATTCTCTGGCTTCAACAGGCAAGAAATTATTTACGATTTATTTGGCACCAGCCTGTTATTTTTTGGTTTGCTCGTGTTGTTAATGGCTTTAACTCGTGGTATTTTCCTCTTTTTCATGAGGCAAACTATTATCCTTACCTCTAGGCATATAGAGTACGATTTAAAAAACGACATCTATAACCAATATCAGAAGTTGGATATGGCTTTCTTCAGAAAAAACAACACCGGAGATTTAATGAACCGTGTTACTGAAGATGTGAGTAGGGTAAGAATGTATGTTGGTCCGGCTATCATGTATGCCATTAATACCATTGTACTGTTTGCACTTATTATTATAACTATGGTAGGTGTTAACCTAAAACTAGCCCTATATTGTTTAGCTCCTCTACCTATATTAGCCATTGCTATTTATTACGTAAACAGCATCATCAACTTAAAAAGCGAGAAAATACAGGAACGCTTAAGCGATTTATCTTCTTACGTACAAGAATCTTTTGCAGGCATTAGGGTAATTAAATCTTATGGCAGAGAAGAACAAATAAGAGCAGGTTTTGCAAAAGAAAGCGAAGGTTATAAATCAGAATCATTATCCCTAGTTAAAGTACAAGCTTTATTTTATCCTTTTATGTTATTGATGATTGGCTTAAGTACCATCATAACCGTTTATATGGGAGGTATTGAGGTTATGCAAGGAAAAATTACAGCTGGTAATATTGCTGAATTTATCATTTATGTAAACCAGTTAACCTTTCCGGTGATGTCTTTAGGATGGGTAACTTCTTTAATCCAGAGGGCTGCAGCATCACAAAAAAGAATCAATAATTTTTTAAGCATAAAACCAGACATTGCTACGCATCCGCAAGCCATAACCAAGACCATTAGCGGAGATATACAATTCCAGAATGTTAATTTCACCTATCCGGATACGGGTATTGAAGCCTTAAAAAATGTAAGCTTTGATGTAAAATCTGGAGAAATACTAGCTGTTATTGGTAAAACAGGCTCTGGAAAATCTACACTGGCTAATCTTTTATTAAGGATGTATGATATTGATAAAGGAGAAATTTTAATTGATGGCGCTCCTATTCATCAATTAAATTTAGAAAACTACCGCAGTCAGATTGGTTTTGTACCGCAAGAGGTTTTCTTATTTTCTGATACGATTGCCCGCAATATTGCTTTCAGTTTAGATAAGATGGATATGCCTAAAGTAGAACAAGCAGCTAAAGATGCTGCTGTTTACCATAACATTATGGAGTTTGACCAGCAATTTGAAACTTTTATTGGAGAAAGAGGCATTACCTTATCGGGCGGACAAAAACAACGTGTTTCTATCGCCAGAGCCATCATCAACGCTCCACAAATACTCATTTTTGATGATAGCTTATCTGCTGTTGATACCAAAACAGAAGAAACCATTTTAAATAATTTAGGGAAAATTATGCGTCATAAAACCAGTGTCATCATTGCGCATAGGGTATCTACCATAAAAAATGCTGATAAAATTATCGTTTTAGAGCAAGGGGAAATTGCTGAAATTGGAAATCATGAAAGTTTATTGGCTAAAAGAGGCTTGTATTATGATTTATATGAGAAGCAATTGCTAGAAGAAGAGCAGATTAGTTGA
- a CDS encoding IS4 family transposase, which translates to MVNVTLFSQIISKLERSKFNKLVSTSQSDKHNKGYTSWTHLVSMLFCQFAKSQSVRDISNGLRSATGNLNHLGIQKAPSKSSVSYQNKHRDYNIFKSYYFILLESLGQQAGFKQIKFRIKSKIFLLDSTTISLCLSLFDWARYKTAKGAVKLHTLLDYDGNLPAYVNITNGKTADNKGAYDVPLHKGSVIVADRFYNDFALLNVWDSNGVFFVIRHKENLQYTTVKENILPENRHKNILIDEIIELKTAKSKDSYPKNLRRVAVWDDKNEQTIEIITNQMYWTANTISELYKSRWQIEIFFREIKQNLHIKSFIGTTENAVMIQIWTALITILILKALKAMAKYGWQLSNLIAFIRLNIFVKINLQNWLDRPFEEPDELKDKQVIQGVLF; encoded by the coding sequence ATGGTAAATGTAACACTATTCTCCCAAATCATATCAAAACTTGAGCGTTCAAAGTTCAACAAACTGGTATCTACATCTCAGAGCGACAAACATAATAAAGGTTATACAAGCTGGACACATCTAGTATCGATGTTGTTCTGCCAGTTTGCCAAAAGCCAATCGGTACGTGATATTAGTAACGGTCTTCGTTCAGCTACTGGCAACCTCAATCATTTAGGTATTCAAAAAGCTCCATCTAAATCTAGTGTAAGCTATCAGAACAAGCACAGGGACTATAACATCTTCAAGTCCTATTATTTCATACTGTTAGAAAGTTTGGGACAGCAGGCAGGCTTTAAACAAATAAAGTTCAGGATTAAGTCCAAAATCTTCCTGTTAGACTCCACTACTATCAGTCTGTGTCTTTCTCTATTTGATTGGGCCAGGTACAAAACAGCTAAAGGAGCGGTTAAACTGCATACTCTGCTTGATTATGATGGCAATCTACCAGCATATGTCAATATTACCAACGGCAAAACTGCGGATAACAAAGGAGCTTATGATGTGCCTTTACACAAAGGAAGTGTTATTGTTGCAGACCGATTCTATAATGACTTTGCCCTGCTGAATGTTTGGGACAGCAACGGCGTATTTTTTGTGATCAGACATAAAGAAAACCTCCAATATACTACAGTTAAGGAAAATATATTGCCGGAGAACAGGCATAAGAATATCCTGATTGACGAGATTATTGAGCTTAAAACCGCAAAATCAAAGGACAGCTATCCCAAAAACTTAAGAAGAGTGGCTGTTTGGGATGATAAAAATGAACAAACTATAGAAATTATTACCAATCAAATGTATTGGACAGCAAACACCATCAGTGAGCTTTATAAAAGCAGATGGCAGATTGAAATCTTTTTTAGAGAGATCAAACAGAACCTGCATATCAAATCATTTATCGGAACCACAGAAAATGCCGTGATGATACAGATATGGACAGCGCTAATTACCATCCTCATCCTTAAAGCACTTAAAGCAATGGCTAAATATGGATGGCAGCTCTCCAACCTTATCGCATTTATCAGACTTAACATATTTGTGAAAATAAATCTACAGAATTGGCTCGATAGGCCTTTTGAAGAACCCGATGAGCTAAAAGATAAACAAGTTATTCAAGGGGTTCTTTTCTGA
- a CDS encoding Glu/Leu/Phe/Val family dehydrogenase, with the protein MSSVRLEESSVFSQLGLLNHQQVVFCNDEETGLKAIIAIHNTVLGPALGGTRMWDYATEAEALNDVLRLSQAMTYKAAITGLNLGGGKAVIIGDSRKDKNEVMMRRFGRFIQNLNGAFITTQDVGTSPKDMEYIRMETKYVTGIPEVMGGNGDLSPVTAKGVFMGIKACVKEMFGTDSLAGRTVAVQGTGHVGENLVSLLRAENAKVYVSDINEERLIKVARQYGAEAVNNSRLFDIDFDIYAPCALGSTVNSETIAKMKCAIIAGSANNQLADEKADGQLLLEKGILYAPDYLINAGGLINCYSELEGYSRKRTMQLAENIYEATREVLKKSKEEEIPTYLAANKIAEKRIADIRKIKSSN; encoded by the coding sequence ATGTCGTCTGTACGTTTAGAAGAAAGTTCCGTATTTAGCCAATTAGGCTTATTAAATCACCAGCAAGTTGTATTTTGTAACGATGAAGAAACTGGTTTAAAAGCTATTATCGCTATACATAATACTGTTTTGGGGCCTGCCCTTGGAGGTACCAGAATGTGGGATTACGCTACAGAGGCTGAAGCTTTAAATGACGTTTTGCGTTTATCGCAAGCCATGACTTATAAAGCAGCCATTACCGGTTTAAACTTAGGAGGTGGTAAAGCGGTAATTATTGGCGATAGCAGAAAAGACAAAAACGAAGTGATGATGCGCAGATTTGGACGTTTCATCCAAAACTTAAACGGTGCTTTTATTACCACACAAGATGTAGGAACCAGTCCTAAAGATATGGAGTACATCCGTATGGAAACTAAATATGTAACCGGTATACCTGAAGTAATGGGTGGAAACGGAGATTTATCTCCTGTTACAGCAAAAGGTGTTTTCATGGGAATAAAAGCCTGTGTTAAAGAAATGTTTGGGACAGATTCTTTAGCAGGAAGAACCGTTGCCGTACAAGGAACGGGGCATGTAGGCGAAAACTTGGTAAGTCTTTTAAGGGCAGAAAATGCTAAAGTTTATGTAAGTGATATAAATGAAGAGCGATTGATAAAAGTAGCTCGTCAATACGGTGCAGAAGCAGTAAACAACAGTCGTTTATTTGATATAGATTTCGATATTTATGCTCCTTGTGCTTTAGGTTCTACCGTAAATTCAGAAACCATAGCTAAAATGAAATGTGCTATTATAGCAGGTTCTGCCAATAACCAATTGGCAGATGAAAAAGCTGATGGACAACTACTTTTAGAAAAAGGCATTTTATATGCACCAGATTACTTAATTAATGCTGGAGGTTTAATTAACTGCTACTCTGAATTAGAAGGTTACTCTAGAAAAAGAACCATGCAACTTGCAGAAAACATTTATGAGGCAACCAGAGAAGTGTTAAAAAAATCAAAAGAAGAAGAAATTCCAACTTACTTAGCTGCTAATAAAATAGCAGAGAAGAGAATTGCAGATATTAGAAAAATAAAATCATCAAATTAA